The region CCGCCATGTATGGGGCGCTCGTCCAAACCCGGAATCTGGACGCTGCGCAAGCGCTCTATTCGCAGCATGCCAATCCCGAGATGGAGCCACTTCCACGACGAGAACAGATGCCCGCGACACAGAAGGGTCCAAGGGAGTGGAGCATCAGCGAGCAAGGCGTTCTATCGCTGAAGCTTCATCCGGCCCGTGCTGCGGAAATCATCGTGATATCCCATCCGTCCTGCGACTTCACCCGCCGCGCGGTGCAGGACCTGAAAGAAGTGCCTGGAGGATCGGCCTCGTTCTTTCGTGGCGCGCATTGGCTGACACCGCAGGATCGCCGATTCAAGGTCGACGTCCTTCGCAGTTGGAACCAGCAGCACCCCGACGCCAGGATGTCGATCGTCTACAAGGAAAAAGAGTGGCGCGGACTCGACGCCTGGAGCACACCGACCTTTTACTTCATCAAAGACGGACGGGTGGTCCGCAAGATCGTCGGCTGGCCCGGCCCCGAGCGGGTCCGGGACGTCATCGATGCGGCACGCGAGATCGGCATTTCCGACGCACGGTAGCCGCCACATGCCGGTGAACGGCTACGCCCTCACCCGCCCCGCAACACCCACAGCGAAACCACCCCGATCGCGACCACGACGCCGCCCACGACGCGCAGGTGGCGGTCGGGCAATGCCTGCAGTTGCTCGGCTGCGCGTTTCCAGCCGTTCGGGGCGACGAACAGGAACAGGCCTTCGAGCACTGCGACCAGGCACAGTGCCCGGATCAACTCACCGACCATGCACGATCAGCGGTCGGACTTGAGGTATTGCAGGAACGGATCGTCGCGGTCGAGCACGATCACGCTCTGGCCATCGGCGAAGGACTTGCGATAGCTTTCCAGGCTGCGCTGGAAGGTGAAGAACGCCGGGTCCTTGCTGGCAGCCTCGCCGTACATGCGGGTGGCCTCGGCATCGCCTTCGCCGCGCAGGCGCTGGGCGTCGCGTTCGGCTTCGGCCAGGATCACGGTCTTGTCGCGGTCGGCGGTGGCGCGGATCGCCTGCGACTGTTCGACACCTTCGGCGCGCAGCTGGCTGGCGACCTGCAGGCGCTGCGAACGCATCTGGTTGTACACCGAGGCCAGCACATTGCTGTCCTGCGGCAGGTCGATGCGCTTGATGCGGATGTCCTTGATGCGGATACCCAGGGTCGCGGCGCCCTTGTTGATCGTCTCCAACTGCTTGCCGATCACCGCTTCGCGATCGCCCTTGACCACGTCGAGCAGGTTCAGCGAGTTGATCTCGTTGCGCAGCGAATCGCGGATGATGGGCGCCAGGCGCTCGACCGCGACGGTCTCGTCGCCGCCGGTGGCCTGGAAGAAACGGCGCATGTCGTCGATCTGGCCGAGGGCGAAGAAGTCGACGCTGACGTCGAGCTTGTCGGCGGTCAGGTAACGCTCCGGCGGCGATTCCAGGATCTGCAGACGGCGGTCGAACACCCGCGCGGTTTCGATCAGCGGCCACTTGAAGCGCAGGCCGGGGCCGATGTCCTCGCGCACCACGGTGCCGAGGCGGAACACGATCGCGCTGTGGCCTTCGCTGACCACGAACACCGAGCCCAGCAAGGCGAGCAGCAAGGCGATGCCCGAGGCAATCAGGGCGGGAACTCTCATCGGATCACCTCATCGCGGGACTTGGGGCGCGCAGGCCGGCCGACATAGGGCACGGTGGACTGCGATTCGGTCGCGGTGACCGGGCTCAGCATTTCCGGCTGGGTCATCAGCGGCACGCTGACCGGACCCGGGGTGGTCGGCGCGCTGCGATCCATCGGCACGTACAGCACCTGGCGCGAATCGCCGCCGACGATCTTGCGGTTCTGGCTCAACACTTCTTGCACGGTGTCGAGCCACAGGCGCTTGCGGGTGACGTCGGGCGCGCTCTTGTACTGGTCGACCAGCAGCGAGAAGCGGGTCGCGTCGCCCTGGGCGCGGGCGACGGTCGAGGTCTTGTAGCCCTCGGCCGTGGTGCGCACGCGCTGGGCCTCGCCTCGCGCTTCCGGAACGATCTGCTTGGCGTAGGCCTGGGCCTGGTTGATCGAGGTGGTCTTGTCGGCGTTGGCGCGCTGCGCTTCGTCGAACGCGTCCTTGACCTCGTCCGGCGGGCGGGCGTTGGGCAGGTTGAGCTCGGTCAGGATCAGGCCGGTCTCGTAGTCCTTCAGCGAGGCCTGCAGGCGCTGGCGCACCTGCGCGGTCAGCAGGCTGCGCGCACCGAGCACGGTGTCGAGGTCGGAGCGCCCGATCTGCTCGCGCACGGCGCTCTGCGCGGCCTGCTTGAGCACGTCGTCGGGCTTGCGCGAGCCGAACAGGAACAGGCGCGGCGATTCGATCCGGTACTGGGCGTTGATCTCGACGTTGACCATGTTGCCGTCGCGGGTCAGCACCGGGATGGTCTCGGTGTAGGCCTGGCTCTGGGTTGCGTTGAGCTTGGTCACGCGCTCGATCGGCCACGGCGCCTTGAAGTGCGGGCCGGGCTGGAGGACGCGCGAGAACACGCCGAAGCGCAGGACCACGCCGCGTTCCTGCTCGGTGACGAGCACGAAGCAGTTGAACACCAGCCACAGGCCGATCAGCAGCGCGACCCAGCGCAGGATCCCGCCGCCTCCGTTGCCGAACAAGCCGCGCAAGGGCTCGATCACAGCATCGAGACCGCGACCTTGCGGTTTGCGTTGTCGCGGCGGACGCGGGTTGTCGCCGGAATTGTCACTGCCAGGGGTGTTCCAGGCCATGCCTGCTCCTAAAGATGTGGGCGCCGGGCGGGACGTCCTGTCCAGCCCGCTGCACCGGCCACGGCCTGCGCCGCGCCCGGTCCACGGCGCCGGTTGCGCCGCGGGAGTCCGCACGCAGTCACCCGCGCACGAACCCGTCGATTCTAGGTGGGGGCCTGAACGGCCTCAAGCAAGGGGCGCAATGCCTCGCCGTTGGCCTGGGCGAACAGGCGTTGGGCGTCGGCCACGGCCAGGTCGACCTCGACCAGCCAGCCGTGCTCGTCGGCCTGCTCCGAACGCACCGCGCCGAGCTCGTGCAGGCGTGCGCGCAGGCGCGCGTCCTGAGGCGCGATCCGCACGCTGCCGGCGACATGGCGCAGCTGCAGGGCCTCGCCCAGGGCGCTGCGCAGCAGGTCCAGGCCCTGGCTGTCGCGGGCCGACACCCAGACCCGGCTGCTGTCTTCGCCGGGCCGGTCGATGCGTGGCTCGACCCCGTCGAGGCGGTCGATCTTGTTGAACACCAGCACCTGCGGCAGGTCGCCGGCGCCGATTTCGTTCAGGACCGCGTCGACCTGGGCGATGCGCTCGTCGCGCAGCGGGTCGGCGGCGTCGATCACGTGCAGCAGCAGGTCGGCCTCGCGCGCTTCCGACAGGGTCGCCCGGAAGGCGGCGACCAGTCCGTGCGGCAGGTCGCGGACGAAACCGACCGTGTCGGCCAGCACCGCGGCGCCGCCTGAGAGCTCGATCCGGCGTACGGTCGGGTCGAGGGTCGCGAACAACTGGTCGGCGGCGTAGGCCTCGGCGCCGGTCATCGCATTGAACAGGGTGGATTTGCCGGCGTTGGTGTAGCCGACCAGGGCCACGCGCGGCAATTCGCTGCGCAGGCGCGCGCGACGCATCTGGGTGCGCTGCACTTCGACCTTGTCGAGCCGGCGCTGCAATTGCTCCAGGCGTTTCTGCAGCAGGCGGCGGTCGGTCTCGAGCTGGGTTTCGCCGGGGCCGCGCAGGCCGATGGAGCCGCCGCGCTGGCGCTCCAGGTGGGTCCAGCCGCGCACCAGGCGCGTCGCCATGTGCTTGAGCTGGGCCAGTTCGACCTGCAGCTTGCCTTCCGAGCTCTTGGCGCGCTGCGAGAAGATGTCGAGGATCAGGCCGGTGCGGTCGACCACGCGCCGTTCGAGGAAACGCTCGAGATTGCGCTCCTGGCCCGGCGACAAGGGGTGATTGACCAGGATCAGGTCGGCGCCGCTGGCCTCGGCCGCGGCTTTGACCTCGTCGAGCTTGCCGCTGCCGATCAGGGTCGCCGCGTTCGGGCGGTCGATGCGCGCGGTCAGGACCGCGGCCACGCTCGCGCCCGCCGACCGGGCCAGGTCGGCGAACTCTTCCAGCAGGTCCTCATCCGGCGGGCCGCCGGCATGAGGCTGGATCAACAGCGCGTGCTCACCCTTGCGCGAACGTTCAAACACGAGTCCGCACCGTCGGCGCGCGCGCCGCCATCGTCATCGGATTACTCAGTTTCGTCGCCGCCGTCGCCATTGTCGCTGCCATCGGCGGACTGCACATAGCCGCCGCCCGGACCGACGCGGACATTGCGCGCGGGAACGACGGTGGAAATGGCGTGCTTGTAGACCATCTGACTCACGGTATTGCGCAACAGCACCACGAATTGGTCGAAGGATTCGATCGTGCCCTGCAGCTTGATGCCGTTGACCAGGTAGACCGAGACCGGTACGCGTTCGCGACGCAGCGCATTCAGGAAAGGATCCTGTAGGGATTGCCCCTTAGACATCTTCTAATTCCCCAGCATGTTCTAGTTATTAGGACGGCACGCCCGGCACCGATGGTGCGGAGCACGGCCGTATCGCCGGCTGTTGTCCCCACAGGGCGACCGGCCGATGTTAACGCAAGTGATAGCAAACATTGCGACCCGGTTCCGGGTTTGCGCCCTCATTCTAAGCGCCGGATGTGCCTATGGCGGGCCGGCGCCCATAAACAGGGCCAAGGCGCCCTCCAGTTCGGCCGCATCGCGCAAAGGATCGAACCAACGTGCGTCAAGCTCGCCGCGCAACCAGGTCAACTGGCGCTTGGCGAGCTGGCGGGTGGCGTAAACGCCGCGATCGCGGAATTCCCGGGCGTCGTAGTCGCCGTCGAGGTGCTCCCAGGCCTGGCGATAGCCGACCGCGCGGATCGCCGGCAAGTCCTGCGGCCGCGAATGCGCCTGCAGCGCCGGCAACGCGCGCAGGCCGCGGACCTCATCGAGGAAACCCTGGGCCAACATCTGCTCGAAGCGGCGCTCGATGCGGGCATGCAGTACGGTGCGCTCGGCCGGCGCCAGCACCAGCTTGAGCACGCGGTACGGCAGGCGCGGCGTGGCGAGCGAATCGCGGCGCCAGTCGCTCATGCTGCGTCCGGACAGCCGGAACACTTCCAGCGCGCGCTGGATCCGCTGGGCGTCGGTGGCGTGGATGCGCGCCCCGGCCTCGGGGTCGACCTGCGCCAGTTGCGCGTGCAGGGCCGCCCAGCCGAGCGTTTCGGCTTCGGCGGCGAGCTGCGCGCGCGTGGCCGGATCGGCCTCGGGCATGGCCGACAGGCCGTGCAGCAAGGCGTGGAAGTACAGGCCGGTGCCGCCGGCGAGGATCGGCAGGCGCCCGCGGCCGGCGATATCGTCGAGCGCGCGGCGGGCGTCGAGCGCGAACTCGGCGGCCGAATACGGCTGCCAAGGCTCGCGCACGTCGATCAAGTGATGACGCACGCTGGCCAGCTCGGCGGCGCTCGGCTTGGCCGCGCCGATGTCGAGGCCGCGATAGACCAGGGCCGAATCGACGCTGACGATCTCGCCGCCGAGGCGCCGCGCCCACTCCAGGGCGAGCGCGGTCTTGCCCGACGCGGTCGGGCCCATCAGGGCGATGGCGAGCGGGCGGGGATCGGCGGAAGCGTTCATGCGGGACGGCGGCACGGCGGTGGAGCGAGCCGGCAGCCTCGCACAGGCGCGGGCATCGAGGAAGCGGCGGCACCGCCCGGCCCTGCCCGCCCCGTGGCCTGTGCGACGCGGCGCCGGCGCTCTCCACAGACATTGTGGAGAAGCACTGGGGCAAACCTGTTGATAAGCCCATCGCGCCCAGGCCTGGCAAGGGATAGCTCTTGTTTGTCGCTTTTTTGACCAGACGATGACGTTTGTCCACACAGCCTGTGGACAAGCCTGCGGACAGTCTGCCGCGGAGCAAGCGCAATCCGTTGCGGTGTAACGCTCGCGATAAGTTTGATCATTTATTGATCACTTATTTTTCTTGACTTGCATCTCATTGTCGGCATCCCCAACCGATCCGAATCGCCGCGCGGCGACAGCGCGCGCAAGCGACGCGAAGCGCTGTCCACAATCGCTGTGGACAAACCTGCGGACAGCGGCGATGCAATCGGGTTTCACGCCTTATGCCGCAAGGCCGAACCAACTATGGTGAAAATTTAACCATGCACGGAAACGGCCGAAATCGCTTGGCCGCGCATCGGTCCCGCATCGGTCCTGCGTTGGGCGAACGAGACTCGAACGCGCATCGCAAGCGCCGATCCCGCCCGGGATCGCGCAAATTTCCCCGCCGATGCACGAGCGCAGGCTACTGATTGCGCGAAACGGCTTGCGCAATGTCCACAATCGCTGTGGACAAAGCTGCGGACACACGCGATGGAAGCGTGTTTCACGCGTTGTGCGGCAAGGGCGCACGGATTATGGCGAAATTTTGACCACCGTTCCCGGGTCGAAGAACAAGCCTTGCCCACTTCGTCAAATGCTTGACTTCGCGAGCGCTCGCCCAGGCCAGGATCAAAGGCATTGACATGGCTCGATGCTTCGACGCCCGAAACTCAGGAGCGGCATGACCGCAGCGGCGAGCGCATCGAAACGGCCGCATCGCGCTGTCGACGGTGCCTGTGGACAAGGCTGCGGACAAACTTCATGCAACGTGTTTCACGCCTTGCGCGGCAAGGCTTTCGCGGTCATGGCGATTGTTGAAGACGATATGGCGCCGATCGGGCGACAGACCGCTTTCGCAACGATCTGCCGCTGAGCGCACAACGCCGCAGACCCTGCGCTGCGGCGACTACGGTTTTCTGCGCTCAGGCCGCGGGCCGCCGCTTCCGTTCCGGCAACCAGGTGCTTCGCGGCGGACATCGCAACGGCGAAGGGCTTACTCGTCGTCCGGCCACTTCAGGCTCGGGGCCGACGAGGCCGCGCGCCGCGGCATCGGCTGCGCCGCGACCGCTTCCCAGACCTTGATCGCGTCGACGGTGGCGGCGACGTCGTGCACGCGCAACAGCTTCGCGCCGCGCTGGGCGGCGATCAGATGAGCCGCGACCGAGCCGTGGACGCGCTGCTGCGCCTCGTCGCGACCGGTGAGCTCGCCGATGCTGCGCTTGCGCGACAGCCCCGCGAGCACCGGCACGCCGAGTTCGCCGAAACGCTGCAGCTGCGCAAGCAGGGCCAGGTTATGGGCGAGGGTCTTGCCGAAGCCGAAACCGGGATCGACGACGATCCGTTTCTTGGCGATGCCGGCCATCTCGGCGGCGAACAGGCGCTCGACCAGGAAGCGGTGCACTTCGGCGACGACGTCGTCGTAGACCGGCTCGGCCTGCATCGAACGCGGCTCGCCCTGCATGTGCATCAGCACCACCGGCACGCCGAGTTCGGCGGCGGCATCGAGCGCGCCTTCGCGGCGCAGGGCGTAGACATCGTTGATCAGGCCGGCGCCGGCCGCGACCGCGGCACGCATGACCTCCGGCTTGGAGGTGTCGATGCTGATCGGCAGCGCGGTCTCGCGGGCGAGACGTTCGATCACCGGGATCGTACGCCGCAGCTCTTCCTCCAGCGGCACCTCAGCGGCACCGGGGCGGGTCGATTCGCCGCCGATGTCGAGCAGGTCGGCGCCCTCCCCGGCCAGCTTCAGGCCGTGCGCGACGGCAGCCTCGAGGCTGTCGTGAGCGCCGCCGTCGGAGAAGGAATCGGGCGTCACGTTGACGATGCCCATGATCCGCGGGCGGTCGAGGACGAGGCGGCGGCCGTTGCAGTCGAGAGTCGTGGCGAGATCGAACATGAGATGGGGGACCGGAATCGGGAATCGGGAATCGGGAATCGGGAATCGGGAATCGGGAATCGGGAATCGGGAATCGGGAATCGGGAATCGGGAATCGGGAATCGGGAATCGGGAAGAGCGTCCGCGCTGCTCCGAGCTTACGCAAGCGCTTTGCAGCTTTCATCTCCGATCGGAAGCAGAAACGTAAGCCGGCCTGGCAGCGCGAATCCGCGATGGGTGGGCTTCGGCTTTACCCATCCCGATTCCCAACTGCCGAATCGCGGCCAAAAGAAAACGGCGCCCGGTTGCCCGGACGCCGTTTGCTCTTGCTCTACCAATCCCGAATCCCGGCCTGAAAGTCAGGTCTGCGCGGCAGGCCCGCCGATCTGGCTGCCGGGGCGGCCCGGACCCGGGTCGTCCTTGGAGATGCGGCCCGACTTGGC is a window of Lysobacter antibioticus DNA encoding:
- the hflX gene encoding ribosome rescue GTPase HflX — protein: MFERSRKGEHALLIQPHAGGPPDEDLLEEFADLARSAGASVAAVLTARIDRPNAATLIGSGKLDEVKAAAEASGADLILVNHPLSPGQERNLERFLERRVVDRTGLILDIFSQRAKSSEGKLQVELAQLKHMATRLVRGWTHLERQRGGSIGLRGPGETQLETDRRLLQKRLEQLQRRLDKVEVQRTQMRRARLRSELPRVALVGYTNAGKSTLFNAMTGAEAYAADQLFATLDPTVRRIELSGGAAVLADTVGFVRDLPHGLVAAFRATLSEAREADLLLHVIDAADPLRDERIAQVDAVLNEIGAGDLPQVLVFNKIDRLDGVEPRIDRPGEDSSRVWVSARDSQGLDLLRSALGEALQLRHVAGSVRIAPQDARLRARLHELGAVRSEQADEHGWLVEVDLAVADAQRLFAQANGEALRPLLEAVQAPT
- the hflK gene encoding FtsH protease activity modulator HflK — encoded protein: MAWNTPGSDNSGDNPRPPRQRKPQGRGLDAVIEPLRGLFGNGGGGILRWVALLIGLWLVFNCFVLVTEQERGVVLRFGVFSRVLQPGPHFKAPWPIERVTKLNATQSQAYTETIPVLTRDGNMVNVEINAQYRIESPRLFLFGSRKPDDVLKQAAQSAVREQIGRSDLDTVLGARSLLTAQVRQRLQASLKDYETGLILTELNLPNARPPDEVKDAFDEAQRANADKTTSINQAQAYAKQIVPEARGEAQRVRTTAEGYKTSTVARAQGDATRFSLLVDQYKSAPDVTRKRLWLDTVQEVLSQNRKIVGGDSRQVLYVPMDRSAPTTPGPVSVPLMTQPEMLSPVTATESQSTVPYVGRPARPKSRDEVIR
- the hflC gene encoding protease modulator HflC; this encodes MRVPALIASGIALLLALLGSVFVVSEGHSAIVFRLGTVVREDIGPGLRFKWPLIETARVFDRRLQILESPPERYLTADKLDVSVDFFALGQIDDMRRFFQATGGDETVAVERLAPIIRDSLRNEINSLNLLDVVKGDREAVIGKQLETINKGAATLGIRIKDIRIKRIDLPQDSNVLASVYNQMRSQRLQVASQLRAEGVEQSQAIRATADRDKTVILAEAERDAQRLRGEGDAEATRMYGEAASKDPAFFTFQRSLESYRKSFADGQSVIVLDRDDPFLQYLKSDR
- the miaA gene encoding tRNA (adenosine(37)-N6)-dimethylallyltransferase MiaA, whose product is MNASADPRPLAIALMGPTASGKTALALEWARRLGGEIVSVDSALVYRGLDIGAAKPSAAELASVRHHLIDVREPWQPYSAAEFALDARRALDDIAGRGRLPILAGGTGLYFHALLHGLSAMPEADPATRAQLAAEAETLGWAALHAQLAQVDPEAGARIHATDAQRIQRALEVFRLSGRSMSDWRRDSLATPRLPYRVLKLVLAPAERTVLHARIERRFEQMLAQGFLDEVRGLRALPALQAHSRPQDLPAIRAVGYRQAWEHLDGDYDAREFRDRGVYATRQLAKRQLTWLRGELDARWFDPLRDAAELEGALALFMGAGPP
- a CDS encoding DUF2065 domain-containing protein, translating into MVGELIRALCLVAVLEGLFLFVAPNGWKRAAEQLQALPDRHLRVVGGVVVAIGVVSLWVLRGG
- the hfq gene encoding RNA chaperone Hfq, translating into MSKGQSLQDPFLNALRRERVPVSVYLVNGIKLQGTIESFDQFVVLLRNTVSQMVYKHAISTVVPARNVRVGPGGGYVQSADGSDNGDGGDETE
- the folP gene encoding dihydropteroate synthase codes for the protein MFDLATTLDCNGRRLVLDRPRIMGIVNVTPDSFSDGGAHDSLEAAVAHGLKLAGEGADLLDIGGESTRPGAAEVPLEEELRRTIPVIERLARETALPISIDTSKPEVMRAAVAAGAGLINDVYALRREGALDAAAELGVPVVLMHMQGEPRSMQAEPVYDDVVAEVHRFLVERLFAAEMAGIAKKRIVVDPGFGFGKTLAHNLALLAQLQRFGELGVPVLAGLSRKRSIGELTGRDEAQQRVHGSVAAHLIAAQRGAKLLRVHDVAATVDAIKVWEAVAAQPMPRRAASSAPSLKWPDDE